The Vigna unguiculata cultivar IT97K-499-35 chromosome 1, ASM411807v1, whole genome shotgun sequence nucleotide sequence GTTCATGGCATCACTTATATAGAGGGAAACATGTGTGACCAAAGATGCTAATTTTAACATCTGGGTACTTGCAGATGGACAAGGCAGCTTTGCTAGGGAGTGTGATAGAGCATGTGAAAGATCTAAAGAGAAAAGCCATGGATGTTAGCAGAGCTTTCACAGTTCCAACTGAAATTGATGAAGTATCAATTGACTGTGATCATGTTGAAGATGAAAGCTGCACTAAAGTGAACAAATTGAAGGAGAATATTGTGATCAAAGCTTCTGTTTGCTGCGATGATCGACCAGAACTGTTCCCTGAACTCATCCAAGTCCTGAAGGGGTTGAGACTCACTGCAGTTAAAGCTGACATAGCCAGTGTAGGTGGTCGGATCAAAAGCAAATTGGTGCTTTGTTCTAAGGATAGTGAAGAGGGTGTTTGCCTCACCACTCTCAAACAGTCCCTCAAATCTGCTGTCACCAAAATAGCTTCATCATCCATGACATCTAATTGCCCCACCAGAAGTAAGAGGCAGAGATTCTTCTTGCCTTCTCGTTGCCTAcagtaatttaattatttattgcaaaatcattttcttttgcCCCTAAGGGTTATTTCAGTGGGGCAATTATTtgctttatttttcaatatttatataccGATAACATATATAGCTTTTTCCATTAGGAAGATGAAATCATGAAATATTAGTTCTGTGCCACCGATTAAACCATAGTTAAAGAGTGAGAAATCGGAGTGTGGCCTCCTCCTGCATCAGAAATAGAAAAGAGGCAAATTGATTTTACCTATCATGCAAGTAATAGAATGAGTGGGTGAGTAAAAGGGTGAATAACGTagcaagagaaaaagaaagaggaaaaaagcAAGCGATCATTGAGTTGCTCGTTAATTCTTAGCAGACAAATGTTAGTGTTAAATCACTTCACGTATGACTTTAAGAATTAGATGTGATCAATGCATTCAGAAAATATTGGCACGTCCACTCAAGTAGTTTTCATCTTCTCAATCACAACACCAGATATTTCCTTTGTTAATTAATGAGGCCAATACTGAAAAACTTTCATGCTgtgtgaaaaatatataatatttctttaaaatagttaatttgccgtttttttctcatttctctctcaaattcataatttttgtttttgcatgTGTTTGACAAATCTAGTTAACAAGAAAACCGAAAGTTGAAAAGCTATGCTTTTGCTATGTTGCATTTGCACTGTATTTCTTATAAGCTGATCTAAGAACATTGTGTTGAGTACATTGTTCAAATAGTAATTTTCAGATCATGCCATTATGTAATGTGAATGGTTCATGGTTCATGGAATGTTGTCGACCAGAGTTCATGGAATATTTTCTAACATAGCAGCTGCTAATCAATTAGTGATTCTTCCACTATCCTAATAATTACTGGAAAATGTAAAaactatgtttttttattttctcacgtgattttttattgaatgaaaaGGAATCTCTTCGCACAAATTTTCCCTCTTTTTTGTCAAATGATTTGACATTTTACATGAGTGTAACTTAAGAGTGTAAGAAAAAAGCAGATGAGTTTGAAAGTAGCAATGATGTTTAATGCAGTAAAAATGGGAAACTTAACGGTAAACGCAGGGCACGTTAAACAGCCGCAAAgtgagaaaattttaaagagaGAAGACAAACACAAGTGAGTGGGAGAAAAAGAGGCGGAAAATGCTTTTACCACCAAATGAGGAATGCACGGACGTTGGACAAATTTAATAATGGCATCCACGATGTAACgtagatattattttatgagaaatgcaaaaaaaaatgttcttagaatatttgtcaaaaattaaaaggaacGTTTTATCTTCAGATgcataaaaagttttttttattcgTTTTGATGCCTTTTTAGATTatcttaactaaaaaaaaaaacatgtttttcttaattactTAACTGCTgcccaaataaataaaaaaattaaaaaaaaacttgtttttttttctctactgTGCAATCACAAGAGAGGATAAGAACCGAACCTTATGTTtgaaaatccaaaatccaaatAGAACGAAGCtgaatgatttttctttttttacgttTTAATgcacaaatgaaaaaaagaataataatgtCTATAGTGAATTGGGTTTCAAGTTGGGTTTAACTTACTCCAAAATTCATTACACTACATTTCTTTGCTGAATCCATTTGCCACGATCATTCTGCATGCATCAACCAGTTAGCTTGATTCGCACATCAAAACTATAACATATTAGTAGAAACACATGTAGCTGTGTCTGCACTTTTTAcattttaagaaagaaaattgaaagCATAATAAGAAACAGACGAATATTAAggcaaaaattataaatgtgataaaaaaaagaaaaaaaaaggaaattcatgacaatttaaaaaaaaaaaatcaatatagtGGTTACTAAGAAGtcaattaacaaaattataaagataaaattaaaattacgaaatgtaaatataaaaaaaatcacatatacAAGACAACTTATTATTTCATCGTGCCACATTACACCTTATATTCTTATAACCACATAAaggaataaaattttgttaactaTATGGGTAAAGACAATCAAATgagtaattcaattttttttataagaattaaaatgtctttttaaatgacattttttaggtattttgataacttcaaataaaaaagtatttagatTTACATAATGGAAAAGTAATTGTCCCTTGGTATCACTTGATCTTGATTGCGTTTGAGGTGGAGGGATGTAACATGTACTAAAATTTATGATTACCATATGGAGAGGTAGGGGCGTAGTGCCCTAATTGTTTCctttctttgaatatttatcatttattttctttcttttcttcttgtaAACCGACTTCTTGTAAAAGCTATTTTTAATaccatattttctttctttactaCCGAAACAAAGTGTTTTAAATATCTGTATTATAATATAGATTATAAACATAAGTTAAATCTATCTTTATTTAttcaaagaatttcaaaaaagtttttctaaaagacaattaacaatataattaaCCATATAAAGAGTAAAATAGAAATATGAATTATGTGCGAAAGAAATCCTCTGTAGATTACCATATTTAAGTTATTACCATATTCCAAATTATCAATGTTAAATAATTGTTACAATATAGAGGTAGTTCAATGGCATTAAATTTTGTCTCGCACGACTTCATTTCACTCTAGGGTAGTATTTACTTGAGCTCTTGAAACGAAATTTGGCCTCTCCCTTTAGCGTTCGGTTTACGACATATTCAAgtaaaaaagagataaaaacattGAAGCATTGATCAATATCTAAACTCGTTAATACGAGACTGCAATGAAATTGATATAAATCGCCATACAGAATAAAATTCACAATTTCAACATTCACGTTCCATGTAAATTTTGAtggaagaaattaaaatataaatttcatatgAACACAATGTTCAAATATCACAACTAGAAAACTATAACATAATGaatttattacaatatatttaattgttatattttcattgatgagatattgaagaaaaaaaaaagaaacaagattaCAGTCACACGTACATTCCTCTCAAGAAGTTGAATTGCACCATTCTCGGCACAATGATATGATAATTTCATAAAGCTTTTTAAGGTTCAGATTGTTTCTCCAAAGATACATATTTGCTAAGGTGTTTCAGAGTTTAAGTTACCGCTCTAAGATGTTAGTTGAAAGTGAGCGGGGTGA carries:
- the LOC114173704 gene encoding transcription factor bHLH51-like, which gives rise to MGDKRLRNHGRNFRMVSIVTMENYYDSGWHMGTTWAQCSDHSSSFAVPTQILPHVTDSASLQFGEFHSWPLPIEGAAEDRAMSASKSHSQAEKRRRDRINAQLATLRKLIPKSDKMDKAALLGSVIEHVKDLKRKAMDVSRAFTVPTEIDEVSIDCDHVEDESCTKVNKLKENIVIKASVCCDDRPELFPELIQVLKGLRLTAVKADIASVGGRIKSKLVLCSKDSEEGVCLTTLKQSLKSAVTKIASSSMTSNCPTRSKRQRFFLPSRCLQ